In a genomic window of Orcinus orca chromosome 12, mOrcOrc1.1, whole genome shotgun sequence:
- the LOC125960673 gene encoding antho-RFamide neuropeptides-like — translation MHVLSPSAESEREPAGWGHSREETDQLALGGASHGKWSVLSCEPPTWREKERQQSKGGQGEACVLAEDPARWGVLQEDPGRWGVLEEDAGRWGVLEEDAGRWGVLEEDAGRWGVLQEDAGRWGVLQEDPGRWGVLEEDAGRWGVLEEDAGRWGVLEEDPGRWGVLQEDPGRWGVLEEDAGRWGVLEEDAGRWGVLEEDAGRWGVLEEDPGRWGVLEEDPGRWGVLEEDSGRWGVLEEDLGRWGVLQEDPGRWGVLEEDAGRWGVLEEGGGRWGVLEEGGGRWGVLEEGAGRWGVLEEGAGR, via the exons ATGCACGTCCTGAGCCCCTCAGCTGAGTCTGAGCGGGAGCCTGCCGGGTGGGGTCACAGCAGGGAGGAGACAGACCAGCTGGCCCTCGGGGGTGCCTCCCACGGTAAGTGGTCAGTGCTCAGCTGTGAGCCTCCTacctggagagagaaggaaagacagcAGAGcaagggagggcagggagaggcctgtgTGCTAGCGGAGGACCCTGCAAG gtggggagtcttGCAGGAGGAcccagggaggtggggagtcTTGGAGGAGGacgctgggaggtggggagtcttGGAGGAGGacgctgggaggtggggagtcttGGAGGAGGacgctgggaggtggggagtcttGCAGGAGGacgctgggaggtggggagtcttGCAGGAGGAcccagggaggtggggagtcTTGGAGGAGGacgctgggaggtggggagtcttGGAGGAGGacgctgggaggtggggagtcttGGAGGAGGAcccagggaggtggggagtcTTGCAGGAGGAcccagggaggtggggagtcTTGGAGGAGGacgctgggaggtggggagtcttGGAGGAGGacgctgggaggtggggagtcttGGAGGAGGacgctgggaggtggggagtcttGGAGGAGGAcccagggaggtggggagtcTTGGAGGAGGAcccagggaggtggggagtcTTGGAGGAGgactctgggaggtggggagtcttGGAGGAGGACCTAGGGAGGTGGGGAGTCTTGCAGGAGGAcccagggaggtggggagtcTTGGAGGAGGacgctgggaggtggggagtcttGGAGGAGGgcggtgggaggtggggagtcttGGAGGAGGgcggtgggaggtggggagtcttGGAGGAGGgcgctgggaggtggggagtcttGGAGGAGGGCGCTGGGAGGTGA